A stretch of DNA from Solea solea chromosome 20, fSolSol10.1, whole genome shotgun sequence:
AAGTTAAGGTACCAGTGTGTAATAAGTTTTTGTTGTATGTCTGTCTTTAATAGCAAAGTCTGACCTTGGCAGATGTTAATCTGCAGCTTCTTGGCGATCTGGGTCATAGCCTTGAAGTCGGCGGTGTAGAAGTAGTGCTCTGCAGTCGGCTCAGAGGCGATCTCTTTGAGTTCATCCTCCACTGCATTGCCCACTCCAACAGCGTACATCCTAAAGCCtgaaacacacgcacatgcattTGTCACATGACTGACATGGCTCTCATTTATTACAACTGAATCCTTCCTCTCCTTACCGTTTTCCTTGGCCTTCTTTGCAGCTTCTCCAATGTAGTCTTGGCTGCGTCCATCAGTGAAGACGATGCCAACCTTGGTGACTCCAGGCCGGGCACCCTGACCTGGGGTGAAGCTGTTGTCCAACAGATAGCGAAGGGCCTGACCTGTCATGGTTCCCCTCTCCATGTAGGCCATCTTCTTCACAGCTTCCTTCAGGTCTTTCTTGTTGTTAAAGCGGCCCAGGGGAAACTCCTGTAGGAGGACAGAAACAACACGTTAAGGAAGCAAAGGAAGTGGGTTATCGTGGTGATTATCTgcgcaaaaaacaaacaaacagacatgtaCCTGTCTGACTAAGCTGGAGTACTGCACCAGTCCAACATGAGCCTTGCTGTCAGAAACATCCAGTTTGTCAATGATCTGGTTGATCCACTTCTTGACCAGCTCAAAGTTCTCAGGGCGAACGCTCTTGGAGCCGTCGATCAGGAAGACCACGTCTGTCGCGGAGTTGCTGCAAGCTGGCGACGACAcgtacacagacacacgtgcGGCATGTGATTGGTGCGGTTGTGGCAGCACAACAATCTCGTTTGGACAAATGCCGTCACACGGACGCACACTGGACGTTAACATACACACTCACCGCTGCAGCTGCGGCCATTGTCCATGAGGGTAAAGCCGTCTTTGCAGGCACACTTGAATGATCCGGGTGAGCTGATGCATACCTGCTCACAGTCGTGATCTCCAGTGGCACACAGGTccgacactgtgtgtgtgtgtgtgtgggtgcgtaacacacacacgtgcacacagtAAATATGTTGACACACAAAGGAGGGTTGGGGTGTTTGGGAGTTAGGAGGAGAGAATGAAACTATGTCAGttttaaattcctttttttttaatgatccaCTGTGACCAGCAGGTGCCTGTTTTTAACACGGGTGGATGACGCATGAATCCAGTGGATCCTTAAAACAATCAGGTGGAAAAGATTGGAGAAGCCTTAATACACATCATCatgtaaatacaaatttaaagcTCAGGCTTATCCAATAATAATCCAACACTGCAAACATGCAGCTCTGTCCTTGGACGAAAACATCCGCAGCAAGACTGGCTGCTGTGAAATAAGTGCAAGGCAGCAGCCAGAACTGCAACAGACTACGATAACGAGAGGTTTTATGAATATCACTGATGGATCTGTAATCACAGGTAGATCAGTCTTGACTCTCAGTAATGTGAGACTTAAACTGATGGCAAAGCATCAGATttccttccaaaaaaaaagggttgttCCTGCTCTAATGCCCTCCATCACTGGGAGTATTGGATGAGTTTGCATGGCCTAACTGTCATTTTGTTGAGGAAGGACAGAGGACAAAAGGGAGGGAACAATAAAGTGGAATGAAAAGATGACAGTTCTGACACCTTACCCTCAATATACTGTAGGGAAGCCAGCAGAGACCTCTCTCCATGGGATGAAGGCATGCATGGATAATGATTGTTCTTcactgactgttttttttttcatccatccCTGATTATTTCCTTCACAAAAGACTAATCCCTTTTTATCCCCTCTGCATCTCTaactgtaaacaacaacaatcccTCCTAAACAACCCCTATCTGTCCTTATCTTCTTACCTCTCCTCCTGACTTACCACAGAAGGCCTCCTGAAACTTCTTGGTGAGCTTTTCGATGACACTGTAGCTTTCCACGTAGTCCACGTGGTCGTCCAGGGGTTCACTGGCCATCTGCCTCAGAGTGCTCATGTCCACACGT
This window harbors:
- the matn1 gene encoding cartilage matrix protein isoform X2, with translation MTPTPLLVLLLLGIIGAQATLDMRTAAAMAAGLCKTRPTDLVFIIDSSRSVRPSEFEQVKVFLAKVIEGLDVGPNATRVGVVNYASRVKNEVSLKTHRTKAGLVKAVTKIEPLSTGTMTGLSIQFALNVAFSEGEGARVKSNDVSKVAIIVTDGRPQDSVKDVAQRARDAGIEIFAIGVGRVDMSTLRQMASEPLDDHVDYVESYSVIEKLTKKFQEAFCACSNSATDVVFLIDGSKSVRPENFELVKKWINQIIDKLDVSDSKAHVGLVQYSSLVRQEFPLGRFNNKKDLKEAVKKMAYMERGTMTGQALRYLLDNSFTPGQGARPGVTKVGIVFTDGRSQDYIGEAAKKAKENGFRMYAVGVGNAVEDELKEIASEPTAEHYFYTADFKAMTQIAKKLQINICQEDDPCECDSLVKFQKKVEDALQALTKKLETMSKRIAMLENKIV
- the matn1 gene encoding cartilage matrix protein isoform X1, which produces MTPTPLLVLLLLGIIGAQATLDMRTAAAMAAGLCKTRPTDLVFIIDSSRSVRPSEFEQVKVFLAKVIEGLDVGPNATRVGVVNYASRVKNEVSLKTHRTKAGLVKAVTKIEPLSTGTMTGLSIQFALNVAFSEGEGARVKSNDVSKVAIIVTDGRPQDSVKDVAQRARDAGIEIFAIGVGRVDMSTLRQMASEPLDDHVDYVESYSVIEKLTKKFQEAFCVSDLCATGDHDCEQVCISSPGSFKCACKDGFTLMDNGRSCSACSNSATDVVFLIDGSKSVRPENFELVKKWINQIIDKLDVSDSKAHVGLVQYSSLVRQEFPLGRFNNKKDLKEAVKKMAYMERGTMTGQALRYLLDNSFTPGQGARPGVTKVGIVFTDGRSQDYIGEAAKKAKENGFRMYAVGVGNAVEDELKEIASEPTAEHYFYTADFKAMTQIAKKLQINICQEDDPCECDSLVKFQKKVEDALQALTKKLETMSKRIAMLENKIV